The genomic interval NNNNNNNNNNNNNNNNNNGATCATCAGGTAGATCCGTAGAACTTTGGAAATTCGGCAGAacctttctttttatatttttccataaaatCTTTGGATAGATAAAGGATAAGGACAGAAGAATAATTGAATagagaaggaatggactgagaagggtgaggataaggaaacgggcctctggctcccccactcactgatCGAAACACTgtgcatgctactatttcccGCCGATCCTCTATGGTGtaacaatgtaatattttaaatgataaattcatTCAAGGTCATTGACAACCTACAGATTCTCCGACGCTCGGGCCGTCTCACTTGCTTCGCCGAGCTCACGGCAGGCGCACGGCGCATATTCGTGactcgatattttttttttcttaatgagGATTATTTCTAAAACCGCAGTCTATGCTTATTGAgacgcatttatttattttaataatttcttttgttattttttgtgttccCAAATCTGCTGGGAACAgctttttgatttaaattgtcGCTGCTGTTGTGGCCGGCTACTCCTGCACTTCGCAATACAAGACCCATGAAAGAGGAGGGCTACTCCTGCACTTCGCAATACAAGACCCATGAAAGAGGAGGGCTACTCCTGCACTTCGCAATCCAAGACCCATGAAAGAGGAGGGCTACTCCTGCACTTCGCAATACAAGACCCATGAAAGAGGAGAGTACGGTATTTGTGGCGCCAAACccttagtttttttatgacCAAGGCCCCTACGACcccttttttatgtatatatcttaactttaagttattataatacaagatTTGCATCATTTTAAGTGTTTAATTGTTCATTCCGTGTGACAATGGGGGTATGGTACGTATATGATATGAATACCTTCCACCGGGCTAGgaccaattcgtgccgaagtgtgctcgactccctAACTCAAAAAActcataaaatcatattaacaCTACATATTCTTATATCATTCTAATGATATCAACGAGCTGTTCCGTGGTTTTCAAGCGACATTTCACAGATTTTCGTTTTCCATATTCACAAATATAGTGGCTCTgaactaattataatttaagtgaaAGTTTTAAATCGATTGCTACACTCTTTAATACCTACtcctataatcctactaatattataaatgcgaaagtttgtaaggatgtgtgtgtgtttgttgctctttcacgcctACCtaaacctactgaaccgattgcaatgaaatttggtacgtagacagctggagaactggaataacacataggaaactttttatccagatattcctacgggatacggacttacgcgggtgaaaccgcggggcgcagctagtactctaATAAAGGTTTCGACAATGACAAACTTTATGCAACGTCATTCACGCATACATTATAGCGTAGAAAATCCctgtttatattaacataaacgCTTATCACTTGATCCAATTTCTGACCAGTTGTGTGCATCaaatacatgaaaatacaaaaaaaaactatattgttTACTAATCTCTCAGGATTTTTTATTCCACTTTAACACCATTGTTCGCTTATCATCGTCTTATGTTTCCAAAACATTCAAATCAATCAACACTACCGCAATGAGTTGGTAGAACTcgaagcattttatttaaatcgtctATTCAAACTCTAAATATTcattagaatttataataagattctttttgcttttttaatgTCGCGTTTCGACTATGACACTATATTTTACAGAGTTTTCTGTGCCACGATCCTGGGTATTGCTTTCACatttacagttattttaacTAATGTCTTCATTGATATTGATGGTTTGTTATCGAAAAAATATGGTGagttaattattcattcaattaactAATGCGTCTGGTCAATAAAATGGGATTCATTAAACGCTGACTATCCGCTTGGAGCTTCGCCCGCAAAGTCAAAGAAAATATCCGCatgtatcctatgtccttttttGAGTCTCAAATGATCATAGAGATCGTTTGACCAAATATCAACCAATCAGTTGCGTAATTTAGGCGTGTAGAAGAGATAGACAGAGtaactttcgcatatataatgTAGAGGttatctaattttaatttttagttttatagcattgaaatgctttatagaatatatgggaattttcaaagaatagaaaaatcacTCATTTCTGTTTTCGTCTATCACAAGTAAAGgcataactaaataaataaattgaatcttATCAATACAATctcacttatattataaactagctgcgcctcgctgtttcacccacgtaagtccgtatcccgtatgaatatcgggataaacagttgcctatatcctactaatattattaatgcgaaagtttgtaagcatgtgtgtgtgtttgttactcttttacgcaaaaactactcaaccgattgcaatgaaatttggtacgaagatagctggacaactggaataaaatataggcaccTTTTtctcccgatattcccacgggatacggacttacgcggatgaaaccgcagggcgcagctacaaataaatttctattttttttttaatgtttcagaTAATAGTCCACACTCATTACCAAATGCCATAGAAGATAACAAGCCgattgaaaacattaaaaacgaAATTGAGTATAATGAGGAACAGAATTATATGTACGATACTGATTCGTACAGAGCTAAACGTTCTATAGGTAAAAGTAATTGATTAGTCGTTAGAGAATTTTACATTGATTCTACTAAGTacagatataatatagttCGATTTCCATTTGCCAAGAAAGTTGTTCTTTCCCATTTGAATATAACAGTTAAAAAGTCTCTTTATGCGTAAAATGCATGCCATTtcgtatatttttcaattgcagatgtaagaaaattattgtgtAGTAACTAATTAacaaatctttatataaaactgaatccctatttcccttcGTCACGCAATCACGCgcgaacggctggaccgatttccgaaaaaatcttttaccattagaatatttattgatattttaaataataaatttgactgtatttctATTCtaaatcatttacattttcGGGTTCCAAGTCAACGCACACNNNNNNNNNNNNNNNNNNNNNNNNNNNNNNNNNNNNNNNNNNNNNNNNNNNNNNNNNNNNNNNNNNNNNNNNNNNNNNNNNNNNNNNNNNNNNNNNNNNNNNNNNNNNNNNNNNNNNNNNNNNNNNNNNNNNNNNNNNNNNNNNNNNNNNNNNNNNNNNNNNNNNNNNNNNNNNNNNNNNNNNNNNNNNNNNNNNNNNNNNNNNNNNNNNNNNNNNNNNNNNNNNNNNNNNNNNNNNNNNNNNNNNNNNNNNNNNNNNNNNNNNNNNNNNNNNNNNNNNNNNNNNNNNNNNNNNNNNNNNNNNNNNNNNNNNNNNNNNNNNNNNNNNNNNNNNNNNNNNNNNNNNNNNNNNNNNNNNNNNNNNNNNNNNNNNNNNNNNNNNNNNNNNNNNNNNNNNNNNNNNNNNNNNNNNNNNNNNNNNNNNNNNNNNNNNNNNNNNNNNNNNNNNNNNNNNNNNNNNNNNNNNNNNNNNNNNNNNNNNNNNNNNNNNNNNNNNNNNNNNNNNNNNNNNNNNNNNNNNNNNNNNNNNNNNNNNNNNNNNNNNNNNNNNNNNNNNNNNNNNNNNNNNNNNNNNNNNNNNNNNNNNNNNNNNNNNNNNNNNNNNNNNNNNNNNNNNNNNNNNNNNNNNNNNNNNNNNNNNNNNNNNNNNNNNNNNNNNNNNNNNNNNNNNNNNNNNNNNNNNNNNNNNNNNNNNNNNNNNNNNNNNNNNNNNNNNNNNNNNNNNNNNNNNNNNNNNNNNNNNNNNNNNNNNNNNNNNNNNNNNNNNNNNNNNNNNNNNNNNNNNNNNNNNNNNNNNNNNNNNNNNNNNNNNNNNNNNNNNNNNNNNNNNNNNNNNNNNNNNNNNNNNNNNNNNNNNNNNNNNNNNNNNNNNNNNNNNNNNNNNNNNNNNNNNNNNNNNNNNNNNNNNNNNNNNNNNNNNNNNNNNNNNNNNNNNNNNNNNNNNNNNNNNNNNNNNNNNNNNNNNNNNNNNNNNNNNNNNNNNNNNNNNNNNNNNNNNNNNNTATCGTATAATCTGCGAATTCCAATAGGTTTCTGAAACGCtcgagtaaatacacatttagcatcTCGGGCTCCCCTACCACTAGATTTAAAAGTGCGattattcaaattgtaaataatctgAAAAACTAACACACGCATTCACACACACTACTCATCTACTCACACTCACACAGTCACATTTATAGGCTtcgattgtttttgtttgataccTGTTCTTACtcatctttaatattattttataagttatattgtttgtaaataagtaattgtatttaagtttACCTGAAAGTTTTCTTggtaagttttgtttttgcatAGTTTTTGTACACAATTTTTCTGTTATTGGTGTGCCTTATAATTGGCGTATCTCATTtgtaattagaataattatcttattaatagcTGTAAGGTacctttatgaataaaataaataaataaataaataaaactgcaaTTATACAGAGTAACataggttatattttttgtatttgtttgtgtgtagTTATCAATAAAGATTATCCACTCAATTTTCGCATATTATTAAGAGAagttatttcaacatttttgcAGAGCCAAATGATTTCGTTTTCCAAGTAAAAAATCCAAACATGAAGaagattttaacaaataaactggCAACACTGCTCGAAGAAATGGACGAAGAGGAAACAGCAAAAGGTGCTGTTGTCAAACTCGATGAAAAGGAAACAAGGCGTAAAGAAGAATTAGACGAAGCAGGGAGCGATAATATGTTACATTTGGCAATGCATAACATTTTGTTACAAGGTATAATCGGTCACATGGATTTAAATGACGTCTATAAAAAGGTTCACTTGTTGATAAGAAACTTTTACGATACCAAAAATTctggtaattaatttttaataaatactcgAATACTATAAATGCTTTAAAGTGTgcctaaataatatatatattgaatcaGGTACAAATAAACTGTTATCTTTCACAGAAAATCCtcaaaaaaatgataaactaGGAGAATCTAAAGATATAGGAACGAAACATACATCCAATCCAGAAGAGCAAAAATTTTTCGAAGaactattaaaatgtaaatcatTGCAAAATCAATTAGTTGAAGATACGAAGAATGAGAGCCAATATACCATTTTAAAACAGAAAggttaatcaattattttaccttttatttagaaataaaatttaactataGTTTATCGACTAATGATTTTAAtgacttttttcttttcagaaCCTAAACTCTTCATAAAAacagttattgaaataaatgaaaatagaaaaattaagaagGATAACGATTCGTAAGCTCATATATCATAAATCACGAAGTTAACTATGTTCATAGTTTCTCTGATCTATCTTACCTTTTTCTTTCCAgacaaaataaagatataattggacttataaaattaatatacaacggcaaatctattaaatttcaaaaaatggATGACGATGACACGCAGCTCATGAAGGAAAAATTaccaaatgaaaaatataaaacttccaGAACTATTCATATGTATAGCAATAATAACGAAGAAATTCCAGCAAGTAGTACTGTACGAAGTATAGATGATAATTTCATGTCCAATCCTGCATTTCATAAAATGATCGagacatatttaaaacaatatcctATAGGTAATCCTTCACAAAAAGATGTCGATAGAAAAGCAACGGCCAATCGTTTAAAAaggcaaataaaaattcactaTGTTGATAAAGCTTCAACGCGTAAACCTAAACCAGCTcatgataaaattaagaaagacGATGAAGAACTgtatattgaaatagaaaCGCATTTTGATGGAAAGGGCAGTAAAggagaaaaaaagaaaaaattggtTCGCAACCTCAttgacaaaatacaaaaagctATCAACGAAGATGCTACAAGTGTTCATGAGAAAAAACCAAGTTTCAAACATATcaaagttaaaaaaagaaatcaagaTCCCATCAAGCCCAAACACGACTATTTCTTTAGCAAAATAGTACCTTCACTTCTACATATTGATCACAGAGAAGTTGATCCTATCGGTAAAATTTTACCGCCTGTGGATAATATTTTAGACTACCGCGGTAATAACTGGAAACGTAAGAACTATGGTCCTGCCTTTTTAACAGCTTCCAAATCTGTGAATTCCGCTGAAATGGGTGAACTTGTTATTCATTATGACAGTATGTTGAATGATGATATCCCAAAACGTGTACAAAAACCAATAACCGTAGAACAAGACAACTTTAAAACCAATAATACCAACAATGTAACGTTTTACTTAAAGGATATTGATGGGTCTGGATTTTCAGTAGGTTTCAATCAATATGTTGATGAACCACCAGATGCTGATAGTCTTAAACTGTTTAATGGTTTAGAAAATCTTATAAAGGAATATCATAAAAGTTATGACACTGAAGATGTTAATAATATGGATAAAGCTGATAACTTTGTAGATGGAGAACAATATCCTAAAAGAGAACAGGAAAGTATAAAAAACAGTCATGAAATAATTAGGCGATCAGTAAATATGGaccaaaattcaaaatacaaatctttatttaaacgaTTGATTATGCCTTTTACTTTCCATAAAAACAGAATCAGTGATACGAATTCTTTGAAGATTTTAACAAAAGATTATAATGCTAAAAGGAGTAAATATCAATCATATccacataatattaacatatcaTTGAAACCCATTCGAATCAAAGATTTCTCGATCGCTATAAACAACAActacaacaattatttaaacttgcCAAAAGAAATAGATCGGTCATTGAATAGACAAAAACGTTCCCTTTCGGTGAAAAAGATTTCAAACATCAAAACCaaggtaaaattaaataaattcctcaATACAAAGACGATGATGAAAAAGCGATTGTTcttgaataataaaagaaataagagagaagttaataaaataagaataatagcTAGGGAACGTTCATCTCGGCCCGAGAAAGGAACAAccgataatttatttttagtacctCCAGAAAATACAGATTTCAGTAGAAAATCTGCTATAAAAGACACTGAACTGCCTGACACTATGGTAGATGAAAGTGATATGCAAAATGGTGATCTATTACCCTTGACAGATTTCTTAGATATGAACTATCCCAATCAACCCGTTTCACCTCTTGAAGATGGCCGTAATTTACAGCAAGCTGTGCTTATGTCAAAATACCCACACATATTTTTCGAAGAGGTTCCTAAATCTACAGAATTTTATTCCGAAGAAAAACCACAAGTGCAACCTTACAGAATACAAGCAAGAACacgaaataacaaacaaacgaaagtTGAATCTAATGCAATGGAATCCCTACCAGTTCTATCTAATGTTCGCATCCCTGGCGTTGAAGATATAGTCAATGCGATTCTGCCACACTCTAAATCAAACTTCAAGGTGACCGTTAAAATTTCTcccaaaaattttacaaatgacTTACATTCAGGGTTTAAAGAAATACACACGAGTGTTAACAAAAGCTATGATAAAAACGGGGTACGATATTTTTCAACGCTTAATGTATcacaaatatcaaaaatagagAATCTCAATGAAAGTACAGATGTTAAACATGTAACTAACACAAGTAGAAAATTTATACCTGAGacagtaataaataacgaaGCAAAAGAAAGAGAGAATCAAGTAAAACTACTCTTTGAATTGCACAAGAAAAGAATTGATGAGCAAATGGACAATTTACAAAGGGAAAGAATGTATTTGGAAAACTTACTAGACAACAAAAATGCATTAATCCAGAACCCTTTTTTAgatatcacagataatatttacagacaaaataattatgtaactgAAATTAGCGATAAAACAGTACCTACAACAACTTCTGTTACCCCAACAACATCAAAAACTACAACCAGACCTCCATTAACTACAACACGCGCTAAAACGACACCAAAACCTGTTAATGACCAAGAAAAGGAATTCCTCATAGCAACTATAAAACACCACAATAATACCACGAATGagatattaagaaaaataaacgaaaacacaaatttattaagaatatttcTAAACAAATTGTCAAATCACCTAGAATATAACGAGCAAACTTCGGAAAAACCAAAAGAAGCAATGGATTGGAAGAACTTCACGCCGAACAAGCAGCTCTTTCGTAAACTATCAGAATTCCACAACAGCACCCATAATATTCCCTATATTTATACCTTCTCCCAACCAATTGAGACAAATCCTTCAATAAACACAGTTTATGATAATCATGATAtgatcaaaacaaataaattggaaatgaaagcagttaataatttcaatagacAAAATCAATCAAGGTTCTTCATTGATGAATTGGAAAATTTAAACCCCGATGTTTCAGCtacgattaaaattaatacaacaaaCGTTTGAGTATGAGAATGTTATTGGATGATTAATTAGTATCATTATAcagttatttaatgataatatctGTAtctttacatacattataatacagTATCGATATATTGTGTAAGTgatacattttgtaatataagtataataaaatacaattttttactgCACAATAAAGGATGAGATTTAATGTTTCACTCGTAACCATTCCTTCGCCTTTATATCCACAACACCTTTCAACATTTCATATCTACAcacttatattgtaaataatcttttgtatttttatatgtttgtaacgatttcacgcaagaaccacagctgcaacttcactaagtgacataggctatatatgcaccacgggtaaagccggggcgaacagctagtattttataattagataGCTTTCAGCCCGCGGCTGCGTTCGCCTAGTGAAAGGAAAATCCAATAGGAATCAAAtgtttaatcgaaataaaaagtattctatgtCACCCTCTAGCCTCCAACTATCTTTggacataaattaattatataataaaactatgtcGCTacgtgaaagaaaaatatacaaataaacataaaataaagaaacaaataaacacacttatcatttataatattagtgaggaTAAGGATAGTAAGGATAGCTTTTCTAACAATGGtagttattgatatataatagtataggCATCTTTTTCGTTTCAAATtgatctaataaataatataatctaatcggaaaatacaaaaaaataattgtcaaatagatttagaaatataaactaaagagtgtagtaattatatatacaaataaaacaattttacattattatattaattctttcGTAAATCCTGCATAGTCGGAAGTATTAATCGCCATCATTGCCCTTTtaatatgttcccactacaaAGACAGAGAGATAGACACGCCTCCTTTATGAATtcgggccataatccaccacagtGGCAGATGCTGAGCTCTCGATTCCTTAAATTCCGTATTCCTTaagatattttccttcacagATAGTTAAAAATCGTAAActcatataaattgaaaatcattttatttctttcaactCATCTGATCTCGATATTCCAACTTTTCGAGGACCCTGagcctactaatcctacttcctacgaatatcctatcctaataataatataaatgcgaaagtttgtaaggatctttgttgctctttcacgcaaaaactgctgaaccgattgcaataaaatttggtacgtagacagctggtcaactggaataacatataggcaactttttatcccgatattcctacggaatacggacttacgcgggtgaaaccgcggggcgcaactag from Zerene cesonia ecotype Mississippi unplaced genomic scaffold, Zerene_cesonia_1.1 Zces_u001, whole genome shotgun sequence carries:
- the LOC119838080 gene encoding putative leucine-rich repeat-containing protein DDB_G0290503, encoding MSRFDYDTIFYRVFCATILGIAFTFTVILTNVFIDIDGLLSKKYDNSPHSLPNAIEDNKPIENIKNEIEYNEEQNYMYDTDSYRAKRSIEPNDFVFQVKNPNMKKILTNKLATLLEEMDEEETAKGAVVKLDEKETRRKEELDEAGSDNMLHLAMHNILLQGIIGHMDLNDVYKKVHLLIRNFYDTKNSENPQKNDKLGESKDIGTKHTSNPEEQKFFEELLKCKSLQNQLVEDTKNESQYTILKQKEPKLFIKTVIEINENRKIKKDNDSQNKDIIGLIKLIYNGKSIKFQKMDDDDTQLMKEKLPNEKYKTSRTIHMYSNNNEEIPASSTVRSIDDNFMSNPAFHKMIETYLKQYPIGNPSQKDVDRKATANRLKRQIKIHYVDKASTRKPKPAHDKIKKDDEELYIEIETHFDGKGSKGEKKKKLVRNLIDKIQKAINEDATSVHEKKPSFKHIKVKKRNQDPIKPKHDYFFSKIVPSLLHIDHREVDPIGKILPPVDNILDYRGNNWKRKNYGPAFLTASKSVNSAEMGELVIHYDSMLNDDIPKRVQKPITVEQDNFKTNNTNNVTFYLKDIDGSGFSVGFNQYVDEPPDADSLKLFNGLENLIKEYHKSYDTEDVNNMDKADNFVDGEQYPKREQENFSIAINNNYNNYLNLPKEIDRSLNRQKRSLSVKKISNIKTKVKLNKFLNTKTMMKKRLFLNNKRNKREVNKIRIIARERSSRPEKGTTDNLFLVPPENTDFSRKSAIKDTELPDTMVDESDMQNGDLLPLTDFLDMNYPNQPVSPLEDGRNLQQAVLMSKYPHIFFEEVPKSTEFYSEEKPQVQPYRIQARTRNNKQTKVESNAMESLPVLSNVRIPGVEDIVNAILPHSKSNFKVTVKISPKNFTNDLHSGFKEIHTSVNKSYDKNGVRYFSTLNVSQISKIENLNESTDVKHVTNTSRKFIPETVINNEAKERENQVKLLFELHKKRIDEQMDNLQRERMYLENLLDNKNALIQNPFLDITDNIYRQNNYVTEISDKTVPTTTSVTPTTSKTTTRPPLTTTRAKTTPKPVNDQEKEFLIATIKHHNNTTNEILRKINENTNLLRIFLNKLSNHLEYNEQTSEKPKEAMDWKNFTPNKQLFRKLSEFHNSTHNIPYIYTFSQPIETNPSINTFVFVLLLFEPQTIFSHAIAKPEISNDTDVFEVKPLPDNGLQLIDNNPKEPSLFEIIYYHIIRKPFGEVAPNNDTPKRLDFDQSVRPFTNGQGYQFVEWKPEEIHPVEAVQDVTKKPEDKDTDEKSDEDDKKTSLENDSVEKPASAEDGKKSDKDDGDKKDDKSDYNDEDQSAHDRRKREINDENIPSAPTLPDLNLNELPSDVRKIYENSPANEQDSDSTEKVNKPKSLPAEEKKNHERDSSSDENSDESSKKPNKESKSPQKGKSTTENNKGEADNSSSDENSAEANEQPTKNSKPYRKLNPADNKETKKKPKREKKADIKEKPRSEKKKDKTEKPESDSEPSKQTNAKSEAGKKKPVVPKEKPNRKKPREHKESKSATEKKPSKAKESKASKKEPSKSDEEKKTPKPKPKEYRNPATNSNKPYNKKHTPESSTETTTSNSSDDATLTTTDCGCEDTTPNSTPTEEQETTTVVNQTS